A region of the Scatophagus argus isolate fScaArg1 chromosome 6, fScaArg1.pri, whole genome shotgun sequence genome:
cattgacaaacatgtcaacacacagacacgatCCCCAAGCGCATCTGATGCAATAGTTAGCAACATCCCTGCAGGCCGCCACAGCCTTTACCTCCAGGATTCACCTGCAGGGGCCTCAACAATCCAACAGAGAATAGCGAAAACCCTGTAAATACACCAAGCCAATCACCTGCAGCTGAGGGGAAATTATACATTTCCTCATTGTGCTCTAATGTATGAAGTATTCTTCATACATTTATTACAGATGTCGTGATAGCTCCATCGAGCTGGAGACAGCATTGCattggggggcagccgtggcctagaggctggagaaACAGCTTGTGATAGGAGGGccgccggttcgattccccaaccggacgggcaggaaaaatttgggtgtggtggagtgattaatgagatgTGTGTCAGGCGCCTGAcagttgcagcccactgctcctgtgtgtgtgtgtgtgtgtgtttcactgcatgtaatttgctgggtgttgcgtgtgtgttcaactaaggatgagttaaatgcagaggacaaattcagtgtgtgtatgtaaaaatatatatactgccaataaaagctAATTCTTAATCAGTTCTTAAATATTACTGATGAACACGTAAGGCAAGAGCCACTAAGCAGAAAGCGTAGAGAGGTAAAAGCGCCTTTGAGAACTTTCCGTGtcaagtcctttttttttttcattttcctgaaaCTTCTCACTTCTGCTTTCGACAAGATCAGCCTCAACCCTTTTAGAGCATGTGGTGAGGCTGTCGAATTCAGAAATAGCCTCCCTGGtcagtgtacatgtgtgagAGCAATTGTTCACATTGTGTACCTTTATAGCTACACTTATCTACATCTCAACAGAATAAGGGTCACATCTTtaaacccccccacccccaacacatacacaccaaccCTTAACCTCTAACAGAACATTAAGGTTTCTGCAACACAGACTTATGTATGTCAAGATGTTTGCCATCCATCTGTGTTATAAGCAAAGTGTACAAATCGTGAATGCAAAATATCAACTCTACTAAATCAGACACATATCGGACAAGTTACTTTTATTGTTACATTGTTGCAAtatgcacataaaaataaaagccaagGTAACAGTTTAggtgattaaaaataaatgtgttgtgataaaaaaaaaaaagtgcatccCCGTAAACTGCATGTTTCCATGGTGACCAGTGAAAACCTAATTAGATTCAGAGAATCTGAGGAGCTGGATTTGGAATAAAGGAGGTATTCTACAATGAAGAGGGGCTTGCTAAGGTggccgctgctgctgcagattcCTCTAAAGCTGGCTCAAATGCTCACCTACCATGTTCTTACTTTGCACAGGGACGGCCGGAGGATGTTTTTTGGACAGTGCATGtcagtttttgcacatttcatttgtgttcaaatcaaattaaaaagagCCATTGTAATGCTTTAATAATTTTAAGAGAATAGCAATATAGCCTACATTAGAAGTAAGTTAATCTCTTAGCCCGTAAGGAGATGtcattattctgtttttacattGGAGTAGGTCCTTGAAAACGCAGCTTTCAGtatagtttcttttttcattttttttttttttgtagttgaCACCTGATGAAAAGACAGTTTAATTAATTGCAAATGATATGAACTCAGCAGTGGGGTCGCAGTGTTTTAATGTCCTTCGTTCTGTCAcgatgttttgtgtttggtcaGCGAGCTCTGCCTCTCCCAGGAGCACGTCAACGCATTGTTTCCGAGGATCCAAGAGAAAAAGTCCATTGTTGTTGCGAAGTTTTTAATCTGGGGATTTAAAGCACATCACATGCTCAGACTGGGCAGTGGGGCCCTCCACCACAGCAGGCAATCtactgcaaaaagaaaaaaaaaatccacgtCGGGGAGGAAACTATTCATCCCGAAAGGAACTGCGAAACATTTTATACACACTGCAATGCCTGCGCGCTTTCTGGGAGTGTAGGGTCGCCGGaacagtgtgtttaaaaagtCCGACCGGGAAAGGGAAACTGTTTATTCTCTGGAGAAACCTGACCGCTGGACGTTCAGGATAAACATGTCGCTCAAGTACAGCCAGCGGTCTCTGATAGTTCTGTCTTTACTGGGGATTTTATCGGCCATCATGTCAGTTTTATCGGTGATTTTGATTTTCCAGCTCCAGTCTCAACAGGTGGCAGTGAAGGAGtctcccccctccacctcctcgaTCGTACCCGCTCATGTCTGGGCCGTCCTGCTGCCTGTCTCCACggttctctctgctctgtccctCACCCTCCATTTGAGCTCTGTGGTGGTGTGTCTCCTCCACAGCTATTTTTCTACAGAGGtctgcagaggagagcaggatACTGACAGGTATTTTTGCTTGCATGTAACAGAGATCTACTTCCAGTCCCGTCAGCCGCTTCACTCACTGGTATTATGCTGCTGTTGATCCAAAGCGTTCAGAAAAAGATAGTTCCGGTCAGTTCTGATAGGCTGGGTCACGCTTGAAGGTTTACAGTAAAGTGTAGGATTTATACGCACCACTTATGCAGGATAACTACCTTTAAAAGCACGATTTGGTgcgcttaaaaaaaaaaggaaaatgaccaAATctttctctgaaacacacaaagtttAATTTCCAAACAATAAAACCCACCCTTGCTTAAGTTCCAGGGGCTTTGCTGCTACATCTTTACTCGGTCTGGTATGACCAGTAGCTTaagtggctaatgttagcaaacatGAGAAAATGGCCATAATTGAGCTTACTTATGGAGGTAACGACTACTGATACATGaaagagatgagatgaggagTGTTTAAAGTTTGTAAACTTGTTTAAGTGTAATATATGGCCAAGCAAATAAACACTCCTGTGCTAGGTATGCAACACAACAACCCCATAATAAATCCTACCATGGGCATCTGTTTTTAGCACTATTCTGAAAggaacattcattttattttgatttttgaggcTCTACTTGTTAGTgggaaaagcaaaataatttatAACAACTTCccaaagaagagagaaaaaaaaacaaacaaactacaaagTTTAACCTCAAATGATACTCCAGATTGAATTGTCTTCCACACAGGTAGCACTCCATTACTCCTATATATGTTGCTATTTTTTATTTGAGtggaaaataacatttaatctGTTTAGCAGGGGATACATTTATGCACTAGCCCACACAATCATCTTTACTTGTTCTGTTAGTGACCCACAGTGAagtttctttaaaagaaaacatagtTTCAGAAGCATAAAAGGGCCTTCCTTGTGTGTCAGAGTGCAAAGGCCCGTGCTGCGACATTGCTGATCGACCCCCACCTCTCAGCCCCTATGAATCCCGTCTAAACAATGGCCTTCCTCTCATTATGCACCCAGCACACAGCCTCTAGCTGGCCCTTTCCCACGTCGTTTTACAAATCCAACAACATACCCCGGGACCTTCCAACTAACAGAGGGGGCATTCCAAAAAAATGGGAATAATAATAAGCTTTACAAAATGACCAGCACTTAAACATACACAGATCATAACAGTTCTGATAATATGAACTTAACatgggaaaaatgaaaaagaggatCAAGAAAGGTTTGATTGGATAGCAAAAAAGTGTATTTAACTGAACCAAAAGAAAATACTCAACACAGAAATTCTGTTGCGTTGCATTAAGATCGTCTTCATTGATGCACTGGTGAGAAAACTACAGTAGCAGTGTTGAAGTGAAAACTTTTCTGATGCATGACACTGAACAAATGACATTTGCTTCCACAGAGCAGACTGGTTTCTTTTAGACAGCAGAGCTGTACGACATGTGGCTATTGGACTCTTCTGCCTGGGCGTTTCTGTCTATTTGGCAGGTAAGAACAACAGTACAAAATAAGATTATTTTGTAAGGTTCTGGATTTCCTTTTTAAGAACATGTTGCCTAATCTGGCATGTACAGATATTTGATCCTGAAATACAGGTTAGAAATCAGGCATTCGCTGTTGTCCCCTGcacatacatttatgttttccttGGGTAAGCGTGTTAAGCTTTTACAATGTGAATGTTTTAGTCTTCAAGCTTTAACAACAAACTCACAAAGACCTGAAAAATTACTGTCCAAAACATTGGCTTTGCAATGGATTTTCAACAGCAGAGGCAAAACCAGCACGGCTGCTTTCTCTCGGGTCTGTCCAGCGAGTCTGAGAGAACAATGCATTCTTTGAGCAGCGTCCATGACTTAAGTGTTTTTAATGCTGAACCTGGCAGCGCTGTGGTGCACTGTTCCACCAAGCGGCTTGTACTGTGGGGTCACTGGAGGTGTTCGCTCCATTGTGATGAGGAGGTGTCATCCTTAGGACCCTCCCACTTTCAGCCTTAATCAAGAGGTAGGAAAGCAAGGGACTGTAGAGGCAACACCACCAGCCCAGGACGCCACGTCACATCCCGGAGGTGTGCCTTTCTCCCCCTTCCTTTAGCATGCCTGATTCCATAGTCCTTTTCCTGGAGATGAACAATAGAACAACTCAGCTGAGAACACCTACCGTTTATATGACAtttcaacaaaattaaatacaatttgTCAAGCAATTGCTGTGGTGTGGAAAACATAACGTAGGAATacaaatgaagcaaaaagaaaaaaaaaactagcagCAAACTAGCAAAGATTAACAATAACAACCTCATCTTCAAGgtctttgtttaaatttaagttaaatttaCTCCATTACAGACGAGCCAAACAGCATATTTATTATGAGTATTATTtgagtattattattattataaacagtgtttctgtgtacatatattctctgtttcttttccttgGCAGCCATGTCCATTTTTATGCTCCTGATATTTGAGGTGGAGACAGGCATCGCAAGTGCTTGTGTACTCTCCTCGGGGATCGTAATTCTACTGGTCATTGTGATCCACTCTCTGGTCAGAGCTTCCCATAGTTCAAAGCAATATCACGGTGACCATCTCGACACCCTCTACCAGAACGACCACGGCAGCAGCAGTACACCTGTCTCCCGACCCTGCGAGCTCAAAATTGGAGTGGACAAACCGCGGATGCACCGCAGTCAGTCTCACCTCCAGCATCCGATCTCATACCCTCACGGCAGCAACCCGAGGCAGCGAGAACAGCACCAGCAGTACTCTCCGGCTGGAGGCTCCCAAGGCCACGCTAGCGATAAAGACGGTTACAGCAGTGGTGGCAGTTGTCCCAGAATGCACAGGACCCTGTCTACTGAATCTGGTTTACTGCAGGCCCAGGCTAAACCCTGGAATGGGGTCAACAATGAGATGAGGAGTGTCCTTGCACGCAAGTCTGGGATTTCTGCAAAAGACTCTACTCTCGTGTGACGTGAAGGAAGCCGAGCTTGTGGTTAAAGACACTGATTAGAAAGACACACTGGGATGATCATCCCAAACAGATGTAGAACTGTCAAGCTGTACCCTTTCACACTCTGCGTGTttatgctgactgactgaaaaccacacagctcagagattta
Encoded here:
- the tmem221 gene encoding transmembrane protein 221, with amino-acid sequence MSLKYSQRSLIVLSLLGILSAIMSVLSVILIFQLQSQQVAVKESPPSTSSIVPAHVWAVLLPVSTVLSALSLTLHLSSVVVCLLHSYFSTEVCRGEQDTDRADWFLLDSRAVRHVAIGLFCLGVSVYLAAMSIFMLLIFEVETGIASACVLSSGIVILLVIVIHSLVRASHSSKQYHGDHLDTLYQNDHGSSSTPVSRPCELKIGVDKPRMHRSQSHLQHPISYPHGSNPRQREQHQQYSPAGGSQGHASDKDGYSSGGSCPRMHRTLSTESGLLQAQAKPWNGVNNEMRSVLARKSGISAKDSTLV